One genomic region from Actinocatenispora thailandica encodes:
- a CDS encoding putative quinol monooxygenase, whose product MRVRAPVRDGQLVASRDHVDPIAAVHDGTAQLPATLAGRSGVVPTFTVHARMTALPGRRDELADRGRDAARACGSGLLGYGISGDRGDPTTLLVTATWTDKATHDRVTTSEPVRAASTKLQPLLAAPPDGCYGDIIHQGRGAH is encoded by the coding sequence GTGCGTGTTCGTGCTCCGGTCCGCGACGGGCAGCTCGTCGCGTCCCGCGACCACGTCGACCCGATCGCCGCAGTCCACGACGGCACTGCGCAGTTGCCCGCCACCCTCGCCGGGCGGTCGGGTGTCGTGCCGACGTTCACCGTGCACGCCCGGATGACCGCGCTGCCCGGCCGGCGCGACGAGCTCGCCGACCGGGGCCGGGACGCCGCCCGGGCCTGCGGGTCGGGGCTGCTCGGGTACGGCATCAGCGGTGACCGGGGCGATCCGACCACGCTTCTGGTCACGGCGACCTGGACCGACAAGGCGACACACGACCGGGTCACGACGTCGGAACCGGTACGCGCGGCTTCCACGAAGCTCCAGCCGCTGCTGGCCGCACCACCCGACGGCTGCTACGGCGACATCATCCATCAGGGGCGCGGCGCGCACTGA
- a CDS encoding SRPBCC family protein — MLGGDQVSRVVSVGREVSASAETIFELIADPAQQPRWDGNDNLASAPSGQRVRSVGTMFTAVLTHSGSVRENHVVEFEECRRIAWRPAEPGRKPPGHLWRWELEPIDAAHTRVTHTYDWTELSDEKRLPRARATTQDALRSSLDRLAALAERA, encoded by the coding sequence ATGCTCGGTGGTGATCAGGTTTCGCGTGTGGTCAGCGTCGGCCGCGAGGTCTCCGCTTCGGCGGAGACGATCTTCGAACTGATTGCCGATCCGGCCCAACAGCCCCGCTGGGACGGCAACGACAATCTCGCCTCGGCACCCAGCGGACAGCGGGTCCGGTCGGTGGGAACGATGTTCACCGCGGTTCTCACCCACTCCGGCAGCGTCCGGGAGAACCACGTCGTGGAGTTCGAGGAGTGCCGGCGCATCGCCTGGCGGCCGGCCGAGCCGGGCCGCAAACCTCCGGGGCACCTGTGGCGGTGGGAGCTCGAACCGATCGACGCTGCACACACCCGGGTGACCCACACCTACGACTGGACCGAGTTGTCGGACGAGAAGCGTCTCCCGCGGGCCCGGGCGACCACTCAGGACGCGCTACGGTCCTCGCTGGATCGGCTCGCCGCCCTCGCCGAGCGGGCCTGA
- a CDS encoding enoyl-CoA hydratase-related protein — protein sequence MTDDTRPLVRYAVADGVATLTLDSDTNRNALSRRLIRELLAGLDRALADETVRVLVLDHVGRVFCAGADLAETAAAREAGQVPAGDLPALLAALWDAPKPVVARVGGAARAGGLGLIAACDLAVAAQDATFAFTEVRLGVIPAVISAPVLRRLPSRAAAELYLTGDTFDGRRAAALGLVTAAVPADELDATVQRYVSSLVRGAPGALAGTKALLHGETPIRPELDALAELSGSYFLSAEGREGVAAFREKRAPRWVPTGPG from the coding sequence GTGACCGACGACACCCGACCGCTGGTGCGGTACGCGGTGGCCGATGGTGTGGCCACCCTCACGCTGGACAGCGACACCAACCGCAACGCGCTGTCCCGCCGGCTGATCCGCGAACTGCTCGCCGGCCTCGACCGCGCCCTCGCCGACGAGACGGTACGGGTGCTGGTCCTCGACCATGTGGGCCGGGTGTTCTGCGCCGGTGCCGACCTGGCCGAGACCGCCGCCGCCCGCGAAGCCGGGCAGGTACCGGCCGGCGACCTGCCGGCGCTGCTCGCGGCGCTCTGGGACGCACCGAAACCGGTGGTGGCCCGGGTCGGCGGGGCGGCCCGGGCCGGCGGGCTGGGGCTGATCGCGGCCTGCGACCTGGCGGTCGCCGCGCAGGATGCGACGTTCGCGTTCACCGAGGTACGACTCGGGGTGATCCCGGCGGTGATCTCGGCGCCGGTGCTGCGCCGGCTGCCGTCCCGGGCCGCGGCCGAGCTGTACCTGACCGGCGACACCTTCGACGGTCGCCGCGCCGCGGCGCTGGGGCTGGTCACCGCGGCGGTGCCGGCCGACGAGCTGGACGCCACGGTGCAGCGGTACGTGTCGTCGCTGGTGCGCGGCGCGCCCGGGGCGCTGGCCGGGACGAAGGCGCTGCTGCACGGCGAGACGCCGATCCGGCCCGAGCTGGACGCGCTGGCCGAGCTGTCCGGCAGCTACTTCCTGTCCGCGGAGGGCCGGGAGGGCGTCGCCGCGTTCCGGGAGAAGCGGGCACCCCGGTGGGTACCGACCGGCCCCGGCTGA